From a single Georhizobium profundi genomic region:
- a CDS encoding peptide chain release factor 3, which yields MKTLRTEYYSDTSVEVSAESRRTFAIISHPDAGKTTITEKLLHASGAIRLAGQVKARGERRRTQSDWMEIEQARGISISSSVMTFDCRNLTYNLLDTPGHQDFSEDTYRTLTAVDSVIMVIDAAKGIEAQTLKLFEVCRLRDIPIITFINKCDRDSRDLFGLLDEIESTLALEVAPINWPVGTGSFFHGCYNFRTNVFSNSSIGRGAPHDAEVLCDDIRDRRFKDCVMPSVYDEFVEEATLASSEYAELQLDAYLEGYQTPVIFGSGLKDYGIRDLLDLLGEIAPSPRIQPAEPAPVSPEDDDVTGFVFKVQANMDPKHRDRIAFLRICSGSFLRGMKLRHSRTGKSLSVHNPIFFFAQDRELADHAAPGDIIGIPNHGTIQVGDAFTSGREVRFTGIPNFAPEILCRVRLKDPMKAKQMRKALEDLSDEGVAQLFRPVIGGQWIVGVVGQLQLDVLTSRIAVEYGINVEFELAPFNTVRWVTSESENALQDFLSRNRSAFAEDRNDAPVLLVRNLWELDRQKTEWPMISFSRTSERSSS from the coding sequence ATGAAGACTTTACGTACTGAATATTATTCCGACACCTCAGTAGAGGTGAGCGCGGAAAGCAGGCGCACGTTCGCCATCATCTCCCACCCCGACGCGGGCAAGACCACGATTACGGAGAAGCTGTTGCATGCGAGTGGCGCGATTCGCCTGGCTGGCCAGGTGAAGGCGCGTGGAGAGCGTCGGCGTACGCAATCTGATTGGATGGAAATCGAGCAAGCGCGGGGGATTTCCATTTCGAGTTCGGTGATGACATTTGACTGCCGAAACCTGACCTACAACCTTCTGGATACACCAGGGCACCAAGACTTCTCAGAGGATACCTATCGGACGCTCACTGCCGTGGATTCCGTCATCATGGTAATCGACGCCGCGAAGGGTATCGAAGCTCAGACATTGAAGCTTTTCGAAGTCTGTCGTCTGCGCGACATCCCGATCATCACCTTCATCAACAAATGCGACCGGGACAGCCGCGACCTCTTCGGTCTGTTAGACGAAATCGAGAGCACCTTGGCGCTGGAAGTCGCGCCGATCAACTGGCCTGTTGGTACGGGTAGTTTTTTCCACGGGTGTTATAATTTCAGAACGAATGTCTTTTCCAACTCCAGCATCGGCCGCGGCGCTCCTCATGATGCAGAGGTTCTCTGCGACGATATCAGAGACCGACGCTTCAAAGATTGCGTGATGCCGTCGGTCTACGATGAGTTTGTTGAAGAGGCCACATTGGCGTCCAGCGAATACGCTGAACTACAGCTCGATGCCTATCTTGAAGGGTATCAAACGCCGGTCATTTTCGGAAGCGGACTGAAAGACTACGGTATTCGTGATCTTCTCGATCTTTTGGGAGAAATTGCTCCATCGCCGCGCATACAGCCCGCCGAGCCTGCACCCGTCAGCCCGGAAGATGACGATGTGACAGGTTTCGTCTTCAAGGTGCAGGCGAATATGGATCCCAAGCACCGCGACCGGATCGCATTTCTCAGAATCTGCTCGGGCTCCTTCCTGCGGGGCATGAAGCTTCGCCATTCACGAACAGGAAAATCCCTGTCGGTTCACAACCCAATCTTTTTCTTTGCGCAGGACCGTGAACTGGCCGATCACGCCGCGCCAGGCGACATCATCGGCATTCCCAATCACGGGACCATTCAGGTTGGCGATGCTTTTACGTCGGGTCGAGAAGTCCGATTCACCGGCATTCCCAACTTCGCCCCGGAGATACTTTGTCGGGTGCGGCTGAAGGATCCGATGAAGGCCAAGCAGATGCGCAAGGCGCTTGAAGATCTATCGGATGAAGGGGTCGCACAGCTCTTCCGGCCCGTCATCGGCGGGCAATGGATCGTCGGCGTCGTCGGTCAGCTTCAACTTGACGTGCTGACATCTCGCATTGCGGTTGAATACGGCATCAATGTTGAGTTTGAGTTGGCACCGTTCAACACTGTCCGCTGGGTGACGTCTGAAAGCGAAAACGCCTTACAGGACTTCCTGTCGCGAAACCGAAGTGCTTTCGCCGAAGATCGGAATGATGCGCCTGTCCTCCTGGTCCGCAATCTGTGGGAACTTGATCGTCAAAAGACTGAATGGCCCATGATCAGCTTCTCGCGAACAAGCGAGCGCTCTTCGTCATGA
- a CDS encoding Fic family protein: protein MIIRDDKESIGLFEPLIISDSSKSRAALNDMALELATRCEGFRRSLPASIAAALADLVRSMNCYYSNLIEGHNTHPIDIERALRDDYSTDLVKRNLQLEAKAHITVQKWIDDGEMQIAPTDPVAICEIHRRFCEKLPAELLLVTDPTTGEEIDVVPGVLRERDVQVGKHVAVSPGAVPRFLERMHAAYRKLGRIDSILSAASAHHRLLWVHPFLDGNGRVARLVSYAILRNSLDTRGLWSVARGLARQEAKYKQHLAACDMPRRNDLDGRGTLSEEALAGFTEFFLGSCLDQVSFMENLMKPDRLRDRIMIWAEEQIRADILPAKSDVVLKAVLYQGELHRGEVASLLGLSDRAARRITSALLDIGALTSESSRAPLFLAFPAKFAERWMPGLFPEA from the coding sequence ATGATCATTAGAGATGACAAAGAATCGATCGGTCTGTTTGAACCTCTGATAATCTCAGATAGTTCGAAAAGCCGTGCCGCACTCAACGACATGGCCCTTGAACTTGCCACCCGTTGCGAGGGCTTTCGGCGGAGCCTGCCCGCCTCTATCGCTGCGGCACTCGCCGATCTAGTGCGCTCGATGAATTGCTACTACAGCAACCTCATCGAGGGGCACAACACACACCCAATCGATATCGAGCGGGCACTGCGAGATGACTACAGCACCGACCTGGTGAAACGGAATCTCCAGCTTGAGGCCAAGGCACATATCACGGTCCAGAAATGGATTGATGACGGTGAGATGCAGATTGCGCCTACTGATCCCGTAGCCATTTGCGAAATCCATAGACGGTTCTGCGAGAAGCTCCCAGCCGAACTGCTTTTAGTCACCGATCCAACGACCGGCGAAGAAATCGACGTTGTACCGGGCGTTTTACGTGAACGGGACGTTCAAGTTGGAAAGCATGTTGCGGTCAGTCCGGGTGCTGTTCCACGCTTTCTGGAACGCATGCACGCGGCATATAGAAAGCTCGGACGGATTGACTCGATTCTATCTGCAGCTTCTGCACATCACCGTCTCCTGTGGGTTCACCCCTTCCTTGATGGCAACGGAAGAGTTGCTCGGCTGGTGTCCTATGCGATCCTTCGAAATTCGCTTGATACCCGGGGACTGTGGTCTGTCGCACGAGGACTGGCGCGCCAGGAGGCGAAATACAAACAGCATCTAGCCGCTTGCGATATGCCAAGACGGAACGATCTGGACGGCCGCGGCACCCTTAGCGAAGAAGCTCTCGCAGGTTTCACAGAATTCTTCTTGGGAAGCTGCCTCGATCAAGTTTCCTTCATGGAAAACCTGATGAAACCTGACCGCCTTCGGGATCGCATTATGATATGGGCGGAAGAGCAGATTCGAGCAGATATTCTGCCAGCGAAGTCAGACGTGGTGCTCAAAGCGGTGCTTTATCAAGGCGAACTGCACCGCGGTGAAGTCGCCTCGCTCCTTGGACTAAGCGACAGAGCAGCGCGACGAATTACCTCGGCCCTCTTGGACATCGGCGCGCTGACTTCAGAAAGCTCGCGCGCGCCGCTATTTCTGGCATTCCCGGCCAAATTCGCCGAACGCTGGATGCCTGGACTGTTTCCGGAGGCATGA
- the dsr1 gene encoding anti-phage defense-associated sirtuin Dsr1: MQFIKNGPDVPEKLLQAHEDGKVVFFCGAGISYPAGLPGFRGLVDRIYGNVGESRTAIENAAFDRGEYDTTISLLENRVMGGRTAVRSALHAALVPDLTLPGATQTHEALLTLGRNRLGILRLITTNFDNLFDVAGKIVGRPPESFLAPLLPVPKNRWDGLVYLHGKLPVSPVHPELERLVISSGDFGLAYLTERWAARFVSELFRNHTVCFVGYSLNDPVMRYMMDALAADQQLGEAPTEVYAFGGTTKRDHDRTADEWKAKNVIPILYRTPGKNDHTALHRTLQAWAETYRDGVRGKEAIVARYAGLAPTGSTKQDDFVGRMLWALCDPSGLPAKTFSDAKPTPSLAWLEAFDENRFRHRDLVRFGVTPSSVEDKVLAFSLVARPAPYLLAPWMRLFRRFGDSSPRWDNVMPHIARWLLNHLDDPVLLLKAVSDGGKLQDNFRYFLQAELNARPPRPGMKILWQLLLAGLVSGTSIWFDPYDWLKRLDAAGLTPLLRLELRDMLAPRLRIRQAYRYEGDDPKPENPDSRPGDLVDIELALAIEHAHSALDAFKGSSAWHAALPHLLDTATALLIDAFDLLAQTRQADSRYDHSYWQQAAIAEHEQNQKYRDWTVLIELLRDSWVATTESTPERAILEVRRWAGIRYPIFRRFVFFALAERRNLFEMSETIEYLMAEEGWWLWSIETQREAMVLLRSIAPELDAAASRRLQQAIMSGPPREMYRDDTDPVDVKRMMDREIGLRLSALLDFGAKPTTSARRRMAELSARYPDRRSASERDDFPVWSGDAGEWRQISMTPATTAELIDWLRAHPNADDIRLQDDWRDRCRSDFESTSEALRRLAEEDRWPVDRWSQALQAWSEPKLADRSWDSMAQLLIGAPEDFLEGIRRTLAWWVKAVGKTADGDRPSLFFLVRKILALSKKDPAQRDDEPLFSAINHPVGLVTEAVISAWFRSGLEDNQGLGEGDFSAIFGLLCDTTVPAYRHGRLLLAQHVISLFRVDRAWTEEHVLPLFDWEVAPDEARLAWTGYLWSPRFYPSLLAAIRRQFLETSKHYSELDKLADNHAGLLTFAAIEGEPFSVAEFRTATAALPESGLVRALTVLTDGLRAAGDKRQEYWRNRVKPYWTRIWPKSRAIGTPAIAGAAATMAIAAGEEFQEAFSIVGVWLEAQPFPGHLLRQLHEAGHCIKYPNEALAMIDVIVGPDISWVGEEFTNCLREIGAAAPELTGDSRYLRLETMARRHGSKIG; this comes from the coding sequence ATGCAGTTTATAAAGAACGGCCCGGATGTTCCTGAAAAGCTCTTGCAGGCGCATGAGGACGGCAAGGTCGTATTCTTCTGCGGCGCCGGGATCTCGTATCCAGCTGGCCTCCCCGGATTCCGAGGATTGGTGGATCGCATCTACGGCAACGTGGGCGAGAGCCGCACGGCAATTGAGAACGCCGCCTTCGATCGTGGGGAATACGACACTACGATATCACTTCTCGAAAACAGGGTTATGGGCGGACGAACTGCAGTTCGCAGTGCTCTCCATGCAGCACTGGTCCCGGACCTGACGCTGCCGGGTGCTACGCAGACGCACGAAGCTCTGCTCACGCTCGGGCGCAATCGCCTCGGAATCCTGAGGCTAATAACCACCAACTTCGACAACCTGTTCGATGTTGCCGGCAAAATCGTCGGTCGCCCTCCGGAGAGCTTTCTTGCCCCGCTTCTGCCCGTCCCCAAGAATCGGTGGGACGGGCTGGTCTACCTGCATGGCAAGCTCCCTGTGTCTCCCGTTCATCCCGAGTTGGAGAGACTGGTGATCTCGAGCGGGGACTTTGGCCTGGCTTACCTGACCGAACGGTGGGCCGCGCGCTTCGTCAGCGAACTCTTCAGAAATCACACCGTCTGCTTCGTCGGCTACAGCCTCAACGACCCCGTGATGCGCTACATGATGGATGCGCTCGCTGCCGACCAGCAGTTGGGGGAGGCGCCGACCGAAGTCTATGCATTCGGAGGGACCACCAAACGCGATCACGATCGTACGGCTGACGAATGGAAGGCCAAAAACGTCATCCCAATCCTGTACCGAACTCCCGGGAAAAACGATCACACGGCGCTGCATCGCACATTGCAGGCCTGGGCGGAGACCTACAGGGATGGCGTGCGGGGCAAAGAGGCGATCGTGGCCCGGTACGCCGGTTTGGCACCAACCGGCAGCACCAAGCAGGATGACTTCGTAGGTCGGATGCTTTGGGCGCTGTGCGATCCGAGCGGGCTTCCGGCGAAAACCTTCTCCGATGCGAAGCCGACGCCTTCCCTGGCGTGGCTCGAGGCGTTCGACGAGAACCGCTTCCGGCATCGCGACCTCGTGCGCTTTGGCGTGACACCCAGTTCGGTCGAGGACAAGGTGCTTGCTTTCAGCCTCGTTGCGCGACCCGCTCCTTATCTGCTCGCTCCATGGATGCGCCTCTTCCGGCGCTTCGGTGACAGTTCGCCGCGTTGGGACAACGTCATGCCCCACATCGCGCGTTGGCTTCTGAACCATCTGGACGACCCCGTGCTTCTGCTCAAGGCGGTGTCGGACGGCGGCAAACTCCAAGACAACTTCAGGTATTTCCTCCAAGCAGAACTGAACGCTCGTCCACCTCGTCCCGGCATGAAGATTCTTTGGCAGCTGCTCCTGGCAGGACTGGTCTCTGGGACTTCCATCTGGTTCGATCCCTACGACTGGCTCAAACGTCTGGATGCCGCTGGACTGACGCCGCTTCTGCGGCTCGAACTGCGCGACATGCTTGCTCCCCGCCTTCGCATTCGACAGGCATATCGCTACGAGGGCGACGACCCGAAGCCAGAGAACCCCGATTCGAGGCCCGGTGATTTGGTCGACATCGAACTGGCACTTGCAATCGAGCATGCTCATTCCGCGCTCGATGCCTTCAAAGGAAGCAGTGCCTGGCACGCAGCCCTGCCGCACCTTCTCGACACTGCAACCGCCCTCCTGATCGATGCATTTGACCTGCTCGCACAGACCCGCCAAGCGGATTCCCGATACGACCATTCATATTGGCAGCAGGCGGCCATCGCCGAGCACGAGCAAAACCAGAAGTATCGCGACTGGACCGTGCTAATCGAACTGCTGCGGGACAGTTGGGTGGCCACGACCGAGTCAACTCCGGAAAGAGCGATCCTCGAGGTGAGGCGTTGGGCGGGAATCCGCTATCCGATATTCCGACGGTTCGTCTTCTTCGCCCTTGCCGAGCGCCGGAACCTCTTCGAGATGAGCGAGACCATCGAGTACTTGATGGCCGAGGAGGGATGGTGGCTGTGGTCGATCGAGACTCAACGCGAGGCCATGGTGTTGTTGCGCTCGATAGCTCCCGAACTCGACGCGGCTGCGTCACGCCGGCTGCAGCAGGCCATCATGTCTGGACCACCAAGGGAAATGTATCGCGATGATACCGATCCCGTCGACGTGAAGCGGATGATGGATCGCGAGATCGGATTGCGGCTCAGCGCCTTGCTCGATTTCGGAGCCAAGCCGACGACCAGCGCCCGCCGTCGAATGGCAGAGCTGTCGGCACGGTACCCAGATAGAAGGTCGGCCAGCGAGCGCGACGATTTTCCGGTCTGGTCGGGTGACGCAGGGGAATGGCGCCAGATCTCGATGACTCCCGCGACGACAGCGGAGTTGATCGACTGGCTGCGCGCCCATCCTAATGCCGACGACATTCGCCTCCAGGACGACTGGCGCGACCGGTGCCGCAGCGATTTCGAAAGCACGAGCGAGGCCCTTCGCCGTCTTGCTGAGGAGGATCGATGGCCCGTGGATCGCTGGTCGCAGGCACTGCAGGCCTGGTCCGAACCGAAACTGGCCGATCGATCCTGGGACTCTATGGCGCAATTGCTGATTGGTGCGCCCGAGGACTTCCTGGAGGGCATCCGCCGCACGCTGGCGTGGTGGGTGAAAGCGGTCGGTAAAACCGCGGATGGAGATCGGCCGTCATTATTTTTCCTGGTGAGGAAGATACTCGCCTTGTCGAAGAAGGATCCGGCGCAGCGCGACGACGAACCGTTGTTCAGCGCGATCAATCACCCTGTCGGGCTGGTGACTGAAGCCGTGATCAGCGCGTGGTTCAGAAGCGGGCTGGAGGACAATCAGGGTTTGGGGGAGGGCGATTTCTCGGCGATCTTCGGCCTGCTGTGCGACACGACGGTACCGGCGTACCGACATGGCCGATTGCTTCTGGCTCAACATGTCATTTCGCTGTTCCGGGTCGACCGGGCGTGGACGGAGGAGCATGTCCTGCCGCTGTTCGATTGGGAGGTCGCTCCGGACGAGGCTCGCCTCGCATGGACCGGATATCTCTGGTCGCCACGCTTCTATCCTTCGCTTCTGGCCGCCATCCGGCGGCAATTCCTGGAAACGTCGAAGCACTATAGTGAATTGGACAAGTTGGCTGACAACCACGCTGGGCTGCTGACGTTCGCAGCGATAGAAGGCGAACCCTTCAGCGTCGCCGAGTTTCGAACAGCGACTGCAGCGTTGCCCGAGAGCGGGCTCGTGCGCGCGCTGACGGTACTCACCGACGGACTGCGCGCTGCCGGTGATAAACGTCAGGAGTATTGGCGCAACCGGGTCAAGCCGTACTGGACACGCATCTGGCCGAAGTCCCGTGCCATTGGCACCCCGGCCATCGCCGGCGCCGCGGCAACCATGGCGATCGCCGCCGGTGAGGAATTCCAGGAAGCCTTTTCAATTGTTGGTGTCTGGCTGGAAGCGCAGCCGTTCCCAGGCCATCTGCTGCGTCAACTGCACGAAGCGGGGCACTGCATAAAGTACCCCAATGAGGCTCTTGCAATGATCGATGTCATAGTGGGACCGGACATCTCCTGGGTCGGCGAGGAATTCACGAACTGCCTGCGCGAAATCGGGGCCGCCGCTCCCGAGTTGACCGGAGATTCGCGCTATTTAAGGCTGGAGACCATGGCGCGCCGACACGGATCGAAGATTGGCTAA
- a CDS encoding transcriptional regulator — protein sequence MARAALEWGVLDLAREASVSTQTVVRFEKGERLRTSTITALRAAFEAAGIEFIPENGGGVGVRLQRATK from the coding sequence ATGGCACGGGCAGCCCTTGAATGGGGTGTTCTAGATCTCGCCAGGGAGGCGTCTGTCTCAACGCAAACTGTCGTGCGGTTTGAAAAGGGTGAGCGGCTTCGCACCTCTACAATTACCGCTCTACGCGCCGCTTTCGAGGCTGCGGGTATCGAATTCATTCCGGAGAACGGTGGCGGCGTGGGCGTGCGACTACAGCGAGCAACGAAATGA
- a CDS encoding nucleotidyl transferase AbiEii/AbiGii toxin family protein produces the protein MISTSEIKAKAVEFDIHHPNVERDYVFGWLLKSIYENEYLRTRLVFKGGNCLRKAYYPDTRFSTDLDFSVGDAVDAELTAIEINNACLSAQAACGVEFLIDRNTFEPGPMVDSTRHSYKGRVYFTDFFGAQDDLTISVKVDVTDFDRLHLPPTSRKLIHPYSDAEACSAEITCMALEEVIASKLKCLIQRRHSHDLFDLVYSTFIDRSIDLDRGLVLRTFLNKTIFSASPAAAKSILLGIPMTFFGGVWDKYIKCPKATRFDFNRATEGFKDAIEQLFSDIGTGGREEQLYYGPEHRNLIMDAGAGRKLMKIRYHGIERVIEPYSLSYKKAQGKPAREYFYAWDRTRGPSIKTFLNTDVEALSVLDETFEPQFEIELSKAGEEARKAHFGKPFSEGARRATRSTRTSTPRVKAFRGWSSFEQTYKVQCPYCQKIFTRKTQSLTLKEHKSPDGYRCGGRMGYRVF, from the coding sequence ATGATCAGCACGAGTGAGATAAAGGCCAAGGCAGTTGAGTTTGACATTCATCATCCAAATGTCGAACGCGATTACGTCTTCGGGTGGCTGCTAAAATCAATCTACGAAAATGAGTACCTACGTACCCGCCTAGTGTTCAAGGGCGGCAACTGCCTGCGCAAAGCGTACTATCCCGACACACGGTTCTCGACCGACCTGGACTTCTCCGTTGGTGATGCAGTCGATGCCGAGCTGACGGCAATTGAAATCAACAACGCTTGTCTCAGTGCGCAGGCGGCATGCGGCGTGGAGTTTCTGATTGACCGAAACACCTTTGAGCCCGGTCCGATGGTGGACAGTACGCGCCATTCTTACAAAGGACGGGTCTACTTTACCGACTTCTTCGGCGCGCAAGACGACCTAACTATCAGTGTCAAAGTCGATGTGACCGATTTCGATCGCCTTCATCTGCCTCCTACCAGCCGCAAACTTATCCATCCGTACTCGGACGCAGAAGCTTGTTCGGCCGAGATCACCTGTATGGCGCTAGAGGAGGTAATTGCCAGCAAACTGAAGTGCCTCATCCAACGCCGTCACTCCCATGACCTCTTTGATCTGGTCTATTCGACGTTCATCGACCGTTCGATCGACCTAGACCGCGGACTGGTGCTGCGCACGTTCCTGAACAAGACCATTTTCAGTGCCAGCCCGGCCGCAGCAAAAAGCATATTGCTGGGCATTCCCATGACGTTTTTCGGCGGCGTTTGGGACAAGTACATCAAGTGTCCAAAAGCGACGCGCTTCGATTTCAACCGCGCGACCGAAGGGTTTAAGGATGCCATCGAGCAGCTGTTTAGTGATATTGGCACCGGCGGGCGGGAGGAGCAGCTTTACTACGGCCCGGAACACCGCAACCTTATTATGGATGCCGGCGCGGGGAGGAAACTTATGAAGATTCGCTACCATGGGATTGAGCGGGTAATCGAGCCGTATTCCCTTTCCTACAAGAAGGCGCAAGGAAAGCCGGCGCGGGAATACTTCTATGCCTGGGACAGGACGCGCGGACCCAGCATCAAGACTTTTTTGAACACTGATGTTGAAGCGCTGTCCGTTCTCGACGAGACCTTCGAGCCCCAATTTGAAATTGAACTGTCAAAGGCCGGCGAGGAGGCGCGCAAAGCCCATTTTGGCAAGCCCTTCAGCGAAGGCGCTCGCCGCGCGACAAGATCGACTCGGACGTCAACTCCGAGAGTGAAGGCGTTTCGAGGCTGGAGCAGTTTTGAGCAGACCTACAAAGTCCAATGCCCATACTGCCAGAAAATATTCACTCGAAAGACCCAGTCTCTCACTCTGAAGGAACACAAGTCCCCGGACGGCTATCGATGCGGCGGTCGCATGGGATACCGCGTATTTTGA
- a CDS encoding integrase, which translates to MVSEKLTGLYADYRKAYDKLPADGRLMPYDWINLPSTMPGRWLPYSQMLNEFARELANSINGFTGDVRRLRAWSEIVQTLSNPEKLEVLREFIDPLSISAMIFPYAIKARFAFAVAHLSHQANRLRSDDWLDDLKVDHEIHFGMADAHAGGWRSYKRFKRAAEDINKRQFQEATGDFRNAYNHRFPPRMIIGITGIVKRHVPDDGSPPSYRIGGLPPLDLAVVVKLLKQERDRCYVTFDQFRDLVNEQTEAIAVDGD; encoded by the coding sequence GTGGTTTCAGAGAAATTGACAGGTTTATATGCCGATTATCGGAAGGCATACGATAAACTTCCAGCAGATGGTCGACTTATGCCGTACGACTGGATCAATCTGCCATCCACTATGCCGGGTCGTTGGCTGCCATATTCGCAGATGCTGAATGAATTCGCCCGCGAGCTGGCAAACAGTATCAACGGGTTCACCGGTGACGTCAGGCGTCTCCGGGCATGGTCAGAGATCGTGCAGACGCTGTCAAACCCCGAGAAGCTGGAAGTGCTCCGCGAGTTCATCGATCCTCTGAGCATAAGCGCGATGATTTTCCCGTACGCAATCAAAGCACGTTTTGCCTTTGCCGTAGCTCATCTATCCCATCAGGCTAATCGGCTTCGGAGCGATGACTGGCTGGACGATCTGAAAGTGGATCATGAAATTCATTTCGGGATGGCCGATGCACATGCCGGAGGCTGGCGCAGCTACAAACGGTTCAAGCGGGCAGCAGAGGACATCAACAAGCGGCAGTTTCAGGAGGCGACAGGCGATTTCCGGAATGCCTACAATCACAGGTTCCCGCCGCGCATGATCATCGGGATTACAGGCATCGTGAAACGCCACGTTCCTGACGATGGAAGTCCGCCGTCCTACAGAATCGGGGGACTGCCACCGCTGGATCTGGCCGTAGTCGTAAAACTGCTCAAGCAAGAGCGCGATCGGTGCTACGTGACCTTTGATCAGTTTCGCGATCTAGTAAACGAACAGACGGAAGCGATCGCTGTTGATGGCGACTGA
- a CDS encoding DUF2971 domain-containing protein: MAKTGSPPERIYKYRGFSHRVLDMLVMDDLYFADPSSFNDPLDTTPNLEADLPVEDLERVLTRLVVERTRAEMTKAAKSIRYTGPRTIEHIDRHSQARADRLLDEVRYRSCDPYYQDVPDALQFLLGSEIETEVLKRYDRGIVSFATRATCPLMWSHYGDQHRGICAGYSVPEGTAADLFPVAYGGRRNVKASDVDAMETDVLARRRVDEAALFRKAPSWRYEKEWRLVGNRGSQDSPLELEEVIFGMRCPGTVKYTIVKALHNRRRQVQFYEVPRPFGTFRLTKRRLDTDELLTQLPRRHLDAQEMFEDLDLAALESRTPPAT; this comes from the coding sequence GTGGCAAAGACTGGCTCACCACCCGAGCGGATATACAAGTACCGCGGCTTCAGCCATCGCGTTCTCGATATGCTGGTAATGGACGACCTCTATTTTGCCGACCCGTCAAGCTTTAACGATCCGCTGGACACGACACCAAACCTTGAAGCGGATCTGCCGGTCGAGGACCTGGAGCGCGTGCTGACGCGTCTGGTCGTCGAGCGGACCAGAGCCGAGATGACCAAAGCTGCGAAGTCGATCCGGTATACCGGTCCGCGTACAATCGAGCATATCGATCGCCATAGCCAGGCCAGAGCTGACCGGCTCCTCGATGAAGTCCGCTATCGATCCTGCGACCCATACTATCAAGACGTGCCAGATGCACTTCAGTTTCTGCTCGGAAGCGAGATCGAGACAGAGGTGCTAAAACGCTACGACCGTGGCATCGTCTCGTTCGCGACCCGAGCCACATGCCCGTTGATGTGGAGCCATTATGGTGACCAGCATCGTGGCATTTGTGCAGGATACTCGGTGCCCGAAGGCACGGCGGCCGACCTTTTCCCAGTTGCCTATGGCGGCCGCCGAAACGTCAAGGCGAGCGACGTGGACGCAATGGAGACCGACGTGCTCGCGCGTCGTCGGGTGGATGAGGCCGCGTTGTTCAGGAAAGCGCCAAGCTGGCGCTACGAGAAGGAGTGGCGGCTCGTGGGAAATCGTGGATCTCAGGATTCGCCGCTGGAGCTTGAGGAAGTGATTTTCGGCATGCGGTGCCCTGGCACTGTGAAGTATACGATCGTGAAGGCCCTTCATAACCGCCGCCGTCAGGTACAATTCTACGAAGTCCCTCGGCCTTTCGGTACATTCCGGCTTACCAAACGGCGGCTCGACACTGACGAGTTGTTGACGCAACTGCCGCGACGTCACCTGGATGCTCAGGAAATGTTCGAGGATCTCGACCTCGCTGCGCTTGAGTCAAGGACACCGCCGGCAACTTAG